One genomic segment of Erythrobacter sp. THAF29 includes these proteins:
- a CDS encoding SDR family NAD(P)-dependent oxidoreductase, translating to MEVSANTPAVVTGGASGLGAATARALAAKGAKVAIFDMNEEKGNAMAEELGGVFCKVNVTSDEDVDAGFAKARDAHGQERILVNCAGIGNAIKTASRDKQTGEIKHFPISAFDFVIQVNLIGTFRCIAKSAAGMMTLDPINEDGERGAMVNTASVAAEDGQMGQAAYSASKGGVVGMTLPIARDLMREGIRVNTILPGIFNTPLMNAAPPQVKEALAASVPFPKRLGNPEEYANLAMCMIETGYFNGEDVRLDGAIRMAPR from the coding sequence ATGGAAGTTTCAGCCAATACCCCCGCTGTCGTCACCGGCGGTGCATCCGGCCTCGGCGCGGCGACTGCGCGCGCGCTCGCAGCAAAGGGCGCGAAAGTCGCGATCTTCGACATGAACGAGGAGAAGGGCAACGCCATGGCCGAGGAGCTCGGCGGCGTGTTCTGCAAGGTCAACGTGACCAGCGACGAGGATGTCGATGCCGGTTTTGCCAAAGCGCGCGATGCCCACGGTCAGGAGCGCATTCTGGTGAACTGCGCAGGGATCGGTAACGCGATCAAGACCGCATCGCGCGACAAGCAGACCGGCGAGATCAAGCACTTCCCGATCAGCGCGTTCGACTTTGTGATCCAGGTGAACCTCATCGGCACTTTCCGCTGCATCGCAAAATCGGCGGCAGGCATGATGACGCTCGATCCGATCAACGAGGACGGCGAGCGTGGCGCAATGGTCAACACCGCGAGCGTTGCCGCCGAAGATGGCCAGATGGGTCAGGCGGCCTATTCCGCATCGAAGGGCGGTGTGGTCGGCATGACGCTCCCCATCGCGCGCGACCTGATGCGCGAAGGCATTCGCGTCAACACGATCCTGCCAGGCATCTTCAACACCCCGTTGATGAACGCCGCCCCGCCGCAGGTGAAGGAAGCGCTGGCCGCATCGGTCCCGTTCCCCAAGCGCCTCGGCAATCCCGAGGAATACGCGAACCTTGCCATGTGCATGATCGAGACCGGCTACTTCAACGGCGAGGACGTGCGCCTCGACGGCGCGATTCGCATGGCGCCGCGCTGA
- a CDS encoding acetyl-CoA C-acetyltransferase, whose amino-acid sequence MPTAYIVDAVRTAGGRRGGRLAGIHPVDLLAKSLDAVVERSGIDPKAVDDVVTGCVTQAGEQAMQVGRMGVLASKVLPQSTPAVTIDRQCGSSQQAIQFAAQAVMSGTQDVVIASGVESMSRVPMGSNATFHMKEGLGHYMSPQLQEKYPGVQFSQFMGAEMIANKYDFSKEQLDQFSLESHEKAIAATQAGAFENEIVPVEVQTPDGDDMHTVDEGIRFDATLDGIAGVKLISPDGKITAASASQICDGSSAVMVVSEEALKQHGLTPLARIHNLTVTAGDPVIMLEEPLFATDRALERAGMKIDDIDLYEVNEAFAPVPLAWLKHTGADPDKLNVHGGAIALGHPLGASGTKLMATLVHALKRHDKKYGLQTMCEGGGVANVTIVESL is encoded by the coding sequence ATGCCTACAGCCTATATCGTCGATGCCGTTCGCACTGCCGGAGGTCGCCGTGGAGGTCGCCTCGCCGGGATCCACCCGGTCGATCTTCTCGCCAAGTCCCTGGACGCGGTGGTTGAGCGCAGCGGCATCGATCCCAAGGCGGTCGATGATGTGGTCACCGGCTGCGTGACGCAGGCGGGCGAACAGGCCATGCAGGTTGGGCGCATGGGCGTTCTCGCCTCGAAAGTGCTCCCGCAATCGACCCCGGCGGTGACGATCGATCGGCAGTGCGGCTCTTCGCAGCAGGCGATCCAGTTCGCAGCCCAGGCGGTGATGAGCGGCACGCAGGACGTCGTGATCGCGAGCGGCGTCGAGAGCATGAGCCGCGTGCCGATGGGATCGAACGCGACCTTCCACATGAAGGAAGGCCTCGGCCATTACATGTCGCCGCAGCTCCAGGAAAAATATCCGGGCGTGCAATTCAGCCAGTTCATGGGCGCGGAGATGATCGCCAACAAGTACGATTTCTCCAAGGAGCAACTCGACCAGTTCAGCCTCGAAAGCCACGAGAAAGCAATCGCCGCAACGCAGGCCGGCGCTTTCGAGAACGAGATCGTGCCGGTCGAAGTCCAGACCCCGGATGGCGATGATATGCACACGGTGGACGAGGGGATACGCTTCGACGCCACGCTCGATGGGATTGCCGGTGTCAAGCTGATCTCGCCCGACGGAAAGATCACGGCAGCTTCGGCAAGCCAGATCTGCGATGGCTCTTCCGCTGTAATGGTAGTGAGCGAGGAAGCGCTGAAGCAGCACGGGCTTACCCCGCTTGCGCGCATCCATAATCTGACCGTGACTGCAGGCGATCCGGTCATCATGCTCGAAGAACCGCTTTTCGCGACCGACCGCGCGCTCGAACGGGCGGGCATGAAAATCGACGATATCGACCTCTACGAGGTCAACGAGGCTTTCGCCCCGGTCCCGCTCGCATGGCTCAAGCATACCGGCGCGGACCCGGACAAGCTCAACGTCCACGGCGGCGCGATCGCGCTCGGCCACCCGCTCGGTGCATCGGGCACTAAGCTGATGGCGACTCTGGTCCATGCGCTGAAGCGTCACGACAAAAAGTACGGTCTCCAGACGATGTGCGAAGGCGGCGGTGTCGCCAATGTCACGATCGTCGAGTCGCTCTAG
- a CDS encoding type II secretion system F family protein, which yields MDIFQTLLVTGVIFAAMVGGYMIVTGSGAGKSQKRRLDALRYRHSENADTKVESQLKKAIAARKPKAHSVKGSGSRLEALAVRLDRTGKTWTVTQYIYASLGLAVVVTLAMFMQTGAFLLSLGVGLLIGAGIPHLVVGFFIKKRTGAFNEKFPDGIELLVRGLRSGLPVTETLAVVAQEVPGPVGIEFKGIVERIKIGKTMEDSLQETADRLGIPEFNFFCITLAIQRETGGNLAETLSNLADVLRKRSQMKLKIKAMSSESKASAYIVGSLPFIVFILIYMINPSYIGGFFYEDRLIVAGLGGLVWMGIGVAIMAKMVSFEI from the coding sequence ATGGATATTTTCCAAACCCTGCTCGTAACCGGCGTCATCTTCGCTGCCATGGTCGGCGGCTATATGATCGTGACCGGTTCCGGCGCGGGCAAGTCGCAAAAGCGTCGCCTCGATGCGTTGCGCTACCGCCACTCGGAAAACGCAGACACCAAGGTTGAATCGCAGCTGAAGAAGGCGATCGCCGCACGTAAGCCCAAGGCACACAGCGTAAAGGGTTCGGGCTCGCGACTGGAAGCGCTGGCCGTGAGGCTCGACCGCACCGGCAAGACATGGACTGTCACCCAGTACATCTATGCTTCGCTCGGGCTCGCAGTGGTCGTGACGCTTGCGATGTTCATGCAGACGGGTGCATTCCTGTTGTCGCTGGGCGTCGGATTGCTCATCGGTGCCGGGATTCCGCACCTCGTGGTCGGCTTCTTCATCAAGAAGCGGACGGGTGCCTTCAACGAGAAGTTCCCCGACGGCATCGAACTGTTGGTTCGCGGACTTCGTTCGGGCCTTCCCGTGACGGAGACGCTTGCCGTCGTCGCACAGGAGGTTCCCGGCCCGGTCGGTATCGAATTCAAGGGCATCGTAGAGCGCATCAAGATCGGTAAGACCATGGAGGACTCACTCCAGGAAACCGCCGACCGCCTCGGCATTCCCGAATTCAACTTCTTCTGCATCACTCTCGCTATCCAGCGCGAGACCGGTGGTAACCTTGCCGAAACGCTGTCGAACCTCGCCGACGTTCTGCGCAAGCGTTCGCAGATGAAGCTGAAGATCAAGGCGATGAGCTCGGAATCGAAAGCTTCCGCGTACATCGTGGGCTCCCTGCCCTTCATCGTGTTCATCCTGATCTACATGATCAACCCGAGCTATATCGGCGGCTTCTTCTACGAAGACCGGCTGATCGTGGCAGGGCTTGGCGGCCTTGTCTGGATGGGCATCGGGGTCGCGATCATGGCCAAGATGGTCAGCTTCGAGATCTGA
- a CDS encoding MarR family winged helix-turn-helix transcriptional regulator, protein MSDHTDKSGAKWRLANFLPYQLSIASNAVSALIAERYRKRFGLKVTEWRVMAVLGDGENRACTQQALTQVTLMDKVAVNRACKVLEDRGLIRRVPNERDGRSHLLELTEEGASIHREVMPLALATERELFDGFEPEEREQFRDLLDRMHARAGELSHKS, encoded by the coding sequence ATGAGCGACCACACCGACAAGTCCGGCGCCAAGTGGCGGCTGGCTAATTTCCTGCCCTACCAGCTTTCGATCGCGTCGAACGCGGTAAGCGCCCTCATAGCCGAGCGCTATCGCAAGCGTTTTGGGCTCAAGGTCACCGAATGGCGCGTGATGGCGGTGCTTGGCGATGGGGAGAACCGTGCGTGCACTCAGCAGGCGCTTACCCAGGTGACCCTGATGGACAAGGTCGCGGTCAATCGCGCGTGCAAGGTCTTGGAAGATCGCGGTCTCATCCGCCGCGTGCCCAATGAGCGCGACGGGCGCTCGCACCTGCTCGAGCTTACCGAGGAGGGCGCGTCGATACACCGTGAGGTGATGCCGCTCGCGCTTGCGACCGAACGCGAATTGTTCGACGGGTTCGAGCCGGAGGAACGCGAGCAGTTCCGCGATCTGCTCGACCGGATGCATGCCCGCGCGGGCGAGCTTTCACACAAATCCTGA
- a CDS encoding pilus assembly protein CpaE, producing MNAPWKSGLPGNRDAFAAYICDDAALDVLRPVVIEMGWQPEKCNKGGLRNAIQSLSVSASPAILVVDLSESGDPLNDINALAEVCEPGTVVIAIGQVNDVRLYRDLIASGIHDYLLKPLNAQQLHDSLNQALAVFTSPKAGDGDAVKRHISTAVVGTRGGVGASTLATSLAYLFSSEHDAPTALLDLDIHFGTGALALDLEPGRGLTDAIDNPSRIDGLFIERAMTRANEKLSILSAEAPISQPLMTDGSAFVQLEEEFRQAFEMTVIDMPRNMLINFPHVLADVNLVVLTCELTLASARDTIRILSWLKTNAAHAHPMIVANKVQSGVAEISKADFESSIERKIDFVVPYDAKAASNAAKLGQVFVEASRSSKASQVIRQIGERIMGASEEDLSSITEEKKSLLGGFDLKSLLTKKEKVEEEQAAE from the coding sequence ATGAACGCTCCATGGAAATCGGGCCTGCCCGGCAATCGTGACGCGTTTGCAGCCTATATCTGCGACGATGCGGCCCTCGACGTTCTGCGTCCGGTCGTTATCGAAATGGGCTGGCAGCCGGAAAAGTGCAACAAGGGCGGCCTTCGCAACGCCATCCAGTCGCTTTCGGTCAGCGCGTCTCCTGCGATCCTCGTCGTCGACCTGTCGGAAAGCGGCGATCCGCTGAATGACATCAATGCTCTGGCAGAAGTCTGCGAACCGGGGACGGTGGTTATCGCCATCGGCCAGGTCAACGATGTGCGTCTTTATCGCGATCTGATCGCTAGCGGCATTCACGACTATCTGCTCAAGCCGCTGAACGCGCAGCAGCTGCACGACTCGCTCAACCAGGCGCTCGCAGTCTTCACCTCGCCCAAGGCAGGTGACGGCGACGCAGTGAAGCGCCATATCTCGACTGCCGTGGTCGGCACTCGCGGAGGGGTTGGCGCATCGACGCTGGCAACTTCGCTGGCCTACCTTTTCAGCAGCGAGCACGACGCACCGACCGCGCTGCTCGACCTCGACATCCATTTCGGCACGGGCGCTCTCGCGCTGGATCTTGAGCCGGGTCGCGGTCTGACCGACGCTATCGACAACCCGAGCCGCATCGACGGCCTGTTCATCGAACGCGCAATGACGCGCGCCAATGAAAAGCTTTCGATCCTCTCGGCAGAGGCGCCCATCAGCCAGCCGCTGATGACCGATGGTTCGGCCTTCGTGCAGCTGGAGGAGGAGTTCCGCCAGGCGTTCGAGATGACCGTCATCGACATGCCGCGCAACATGCTGATCAACTTCCCGCACGTGCTGGCGGACGTGAACCTGGTGGTCCTCACCTGCGAACTCACGCTGGCATCCGCGCGAGACACGATCCGCATTCTCTCGTGGCTCAAGACCAACGCCGCGCACGCTCATCCGATGATCGTCGCGAACAAGGTCCAGTCGGGCGTCGCCGAAATCAGCAAGGCCGATTTCGAATCCTCGATCGAGCGCAAGATCGACTTTGTCGTCCCTTACGACGCAAAGGCCGCATCGAACGCAGCCAAGCTCGGCCAGGTGTTTGTGGAAGCAAGCCGTTCGAGCAAGGCCAGCCAGGTGATCCGTCAGATCGGCGAGCGCATCATGGGTGCGAGCGAAGAAGATCTGTCGTCAATCACCGAAGAGAAGAAGTCGCTGCTTGGCGGTTTCGATCTCAAGTCGCTGCTGACGAAGAAGGAAAAGGTCGAAGAGGAACAGGCGGCTGAATAA
- a CDS encoding type II and III secretion system protein family protein, which translates to MKLTAKLLLASIAAAPIAAVPANTATAQQVVKPSQDIVLSIGKGELVTVPGSMADVFVANENVADVQVKSQRQLYVFGKAGGETTIYASNARGDVIFAANIRVGNNIGSVDQMLALAMPEANVNVATMGTGTVLLTGTVEAPEDAAEAQRLVQAFLGEDANVITRLKTATPLQVNLQVKFAEVSRSLVRQIGGNLSTYDFSTGGFRGAVGTGRALGNGDFRLDGPLAVGNGVQNPGLIVPRLDANGNFVVNADGSIATEVIEGPGVDSNGGTTLAGLGRLFGLDVLGALDLSERLGLITTLSQPNLTALSGETATFLAGGEFPIPVSQGLGNVAIEYRDFGVSLAYTPTVLANGRISLRVRPEVSELSSQGAVTLNGFQVPALTIRRTETTVELGSGQSFMIAGLMSANSQNAIDKAPGLGDVPILGNLFRSRDFRRGETELVIVVTPYLVKPVNAKDIKLPTDGFRSATELEQFLGYQQHAGETGATRPGPTAAGGDNAPNPDISNADPGAIAPNKQAKDPRRADKKNRKKKDRSADAAAPGFSL; encoded by the coding sequence ATGAAACTTACTGCCAAACTGCTGCTGGCATCTATCGCTGCAGCACCGATCGCAGCGGTTCCGGCGAATACCGCCACCGCACAGCAAGTCGTCAAGCCGTCGCAGGACATCGTCCTTTCAATCGGCAAGGGCGAACTGGTCACCGTGCCGGGTTCGATGGCGGACGTCTTCGTCGCCAATGAAAACGTCGCCGACGTCCAGGTGAAGTCGCAGCGCCAGCTCTATGTCTTCGGCAAGGCTGGCGGCGAGACCACGATCTACGCCAGCAATGCTCGCGGCGACGTGATCTTCGCGGCCAATATCCGCGTCGGCAACAATATCGGCAGCGTCGATCAGATGCTGGCCCTCGCCATGCCGGAAGCCAACGTGAACGTCGCCACGATGGGCACGGGCACCGTGCTCCTGACAGGTACAGTCGAAGCACCCGAAGACGCCGCAGAAGCACAGCGTCTGGTGCAGGCGTTCCTCGGTGAGGATGCAAACGTTATCACCCGTCTCAAAACGGCGACACCGCTGCAGGTCAACCTGCAGGTGAAGTTTGCCGAAGTGAGCCGTAGCCTCGTGCGCCAGATCGGCGGCAACCTGTCGACTTACGACTTCTCGACCGGCGGTTTCCGCGGCGCAGTCGGCACCGGACGTGCCCTTGGCAATGGCGATTTCCGTCTCGACGGTCCTCTGGCTGTCGGCAACGGCGTCCAGAACCCGGGGCTAATCGTCCCGCGCCTCGACGCCAATGGCAACTTTGTCGTCAACGCCGACGGCTCGATCGCCACCGAGGTCATCGAAGGCCCCGGTGTCGACTCGAACGGCGGCACGACACTGGCCGGTCTTGGGCGCCTGTTCGGTCTCGATGTGCTTGGCGCACTCGACCTGTCCGAGCGTCTCGGCCTCATCACAACGCTTTCGCAGCCCAATTTGACCGCCCTTTCGGGCGAAACCGCTACCTTCTTGGCCGGCGGTGAATTCCCGATCCCGGTGAGCCAGGGTCTGGGCAACGTCGCGATCGAATACCGCGATTTCGGCGTCAGCCTCGCCTACACTCCAACTGTTCTTGCGAATGGCCGGATTTCGCTGCGGGTTCGCCCCGAAGTGTCCGAGCTTTCGAGCCAGGGTGCAGTCACGCTCAACGGTTTTCAGGTTCCGGCGCTGACCATTCGCCGCACCGAAACGACCGTCGAGCTTGGTTCGGGTCAGAGCTTCATGATCGCCGGCCTGATGAGCGCGAACTCGCAGAACGCAATCGACAAGGCTCCGGGTCTCGGCGATGTGCCGATCCTCGGCAACCTGTTCCGCAGCCGCGATTTCCGTCGCGGGGAGACCGAACTGGTGATCGTCGTCACGCCTTATCTCGTGAAGCCTGTCAATGCGAAGGACATCAAGCTCCCGACCGATGGTTTCCGTTCGGCCACCGAGCTCGAGCAGTTCCTTGGCTACCAGCAGCATGCCGGTGAAACGGGCGCGACCCGCCCCGGTCCGACCGCCGCTGGCGGAGACAATGCTCCCAATCCCGACATCAGCAACGCCGATCCGGGTGCCATCGCACCGAACAAGCAGGCGAAGGATCCGCGCCGCGCTGACAAGAAGAACCGCAAGAAGAAGGACCGTTCGGCAGACGCAGCGGCTCCTGGCTTCAGCCTCTAA
- a CDS encoding crotonase/enoyl-CoA hydratase family protein: MTDTTQITVEKADGIATITLNRPEKMNAYTRTMGAEIMAAMDEIDDDDDVRAVIFTGAGEKAFCAGADLTPEGGGQVFSSGEEVKDLSDERVRDGGGLLTLRLFESKKPLISACNGVAVGVGATMQLAMDIRLASDNARFGFVFARRGIVPEAASSWFLPRIVGISQALEWCYTGRVFDAAEAKEGGLVRSVHSPGTLMSEARELAREIAQNTSAVSIAMTRAMMWRLMNADHPMEAHKIDSRAIYRLSRGADAKEGIASFLEKRPPNYPAKVSEDMPDFYPWWEQRRYE, from the coding sequence ATGACCGACACCACCCAGATCACTGTCGAAAAGGCCGATGGCATTGCGACCATCACCTTGAACCGCCCGGAAAAGATGAACGCCTACACCCGCACGATGGGGGCAGAGATCATGGCGGCGATGGACGAGATCGACGACGATGACGATGTCCGCGCGGTCATCTTCACCGGTGCTGGAGAAAAAGCGTTTTGCGCAGGCGCGGACCTGACGCCTGAAGGGGGAGGGCAGGTGTTCTCGAGCGGGGAAGAGGTGAAGGATCTTTCCGACGAGCGGGTGCGCGACGGAGGCGGCCTGCTCACCTTGCGCCTGTTCGAATCGAAAAAGCCCCTGATTTCAGCGTGCAACGGTGTTGCCGTGGGCGTTGGCGCGACGATGCAACTGGCAATGGATATCCGCCTTGCAAGCGACAATGCGCGCTTCGGTTTCGTTTTCGCCCGGCGCGGGATCGTGCCCGAGGCCGCTTCCAGCTGGTTCCTGCCGCGCATCGTCGGGATCAGCCAGGCGCTCGAGTGGTGCTACACCGGCCGCGTATTCGATGCCGCCGAAGCGAAGGAGGGCGGCCTTGTCCGCTCGGTCCATTCGCCCGGAACGCTGATGAGCGAGGCGAGGGAACTGGCCCGCGAGATCGCGCAGAACACCTCGGCCGTATCGATAGCCATGACACGTGCGATGATGTGGCGCCTGATGAACGCGGACCACCCGATGGAGGCGCACAAGATCGACAGTCGGGCGATCTATCGTCTGTCGCGCGGGGCCGATGCCAAGGAAGGGATCGCAAGCTTCCTCGAAAAGCGCCCGCCGAACTACCCGGCAAAGGTCAGCGAGGATATGCCGGACTTCTATCCGTGGTGGGAGCAGCGCCGCTACGAGTAA
- a CDS encoding CpaD family pilus assembly protein — MPKLSKSKLAGALALSIGLVTAGCGGMPTNTSLYSTKQPVVERTNFTFDVNTDATGLPVGEQSRLVGWFEAMDLRYGDRVTVEDPTNSPAVANAVKDLAGRYGIIVSSVAPTTAGYLQPGQARVVITRSTASVPGCPDWAARSDMNYNNASSPGYGCATNGNLAAMVANPEDLLEGQKGTGETVIATGTKAIDTYREAEPTGAGGLQSAQQGD, encoded by the coding sequence ATGCCCAAGCTTAGCAAAAGCAAACTCGCGGGAGCGCTCGCACTCTCGATCGGCCTGGTAACAGCAGGCTGCGGAGGGATGCCGACCAACACCTCGCTTTACAGCACCAAGCAGCCGGTGGTTGAGCGCACGAACTTCACGTTCGACGTCAACACCGACGCAACGGGGCTACCGGTGGGTGAGCAATCGCGCCTCGTCGGCTGGTTCGAAGCGATGGACCTTCGCTATGGCGACCGCGTTACTGTCGAAGATCCGACCAATAGCCCGGCCGTCGCCAATGCGGTGAAAGACCTGGCGGGTCGCTACGGTATCATCGTCAGCAGCGTTGCACCGACGACAGCGGGTTACCTCCAGCCGGGCCAGGCCCGCGTGGTGATCACCCGTTCGACCGCTTCGGTACCGGGCTGCCCGGATTGGGCCGCTCGCTCGGACATGAACTACAACAACGCCAGCAGCCCGGGTTACGGCTGCGCCACCAACGGCAACCTCGCCGCGATGGTCGCCAATCCCGAAGACCTTCTCGAAGGGCAGAAGGGCACCGGCGAAACCGTCATCGCAACCGGAACCAAAGCAATCGACACTTACAGGGAAGCTGAGCCTACCGGCGCAGGCGGCCTTCAGAGTGCCCAACAGGGAGACTGA
- the cpaB gene encoding Flp pilus assembly protein CpaB, translating into MDRKKLVLLLGALIIAIGTAFAARSMFAEGNAPEAIAAPAQDGPKVLVAQRALPAGTIITADALGYQPWPEELVRDAYFLDGESDVNQLLGTVVRFPVTAGEPVTQGALVSPGDRGFLAAALGPGMRAVTVPVSDRTGVAGFVFPGDRVDLVLTQTVEGDGRPLKAAETVLRNLRVLATDQSTETQETEEGKTVVKTFRTVTLEVTPKIAEKVAVAQTVGTLSLVLRSIADNQVELERAIASGDVRIPDGASPEEEERLLKAAMARPIDKGTTYSTGGDVSRFQRKSIPPTDANPRETRTAPAPGIPGTVNGAPVYRGPTVRVTRGKATSEVPVGGQGAAADAMLRQQGQNVGNAGRTVSSTSSLIVR; encoded by the coding sequence ATGGATAGGAAGAAGCTGGTTCTGCTGCTTGGTGCACTGATCATCGCGATCGGTACTGCATTTGCTGCACGGAGCATGTTCGCAGAGGGCAACGCACCGGAGGCCATCGCGGCACCGGCGCAGGATGGCCCGAAGGTACTGGTTGCACAGCGCGCGCTGCCCGCTGGCACGATCATCACCGCCGATGCGCTGGGTTACCAGCCGTGGCCGGAAGAGCTCGTACGCGACGCTTACTTCCTCGACGGCGAATCCGACGTGAACCAGCTGCTTGGTACTGTTGTGCGCTTTCCGGTGACTGCAGGCGAACCTGTAACGCAGGGTGCTCTCGTCAGCCCCGGCGACCGCGGCTTTCTCGCTGCGGCTCTTGGCCCGGGCATGCGCGCGGTAACCGTACCTGTTTCTGATCGCACCGGTGTTGCAGGCTTTGTCTTCCCGGGCGACCGAGTAGACCTCGTCCTTACCCAGACTGTCGAAGGCGACGGCCGCCCGCTCAAGGCCGCCGAAACCGTGCTGCGCAACCTGCGCGTGCTCGCCACCGACCAGTCGACCGAGACCCAGGAAACCGAAGAAGGCAAGACTGTCGTCAAGACCTTCCGTACCGTTACGCTCGAAGTGACGCCGAAGATCGCAGAGAAGGTCGCAGTCGCTCAGACTGTCGGCACGCTCAGCCTCGTGCTTCGCTCGATTGCCGACAACCAGGTCGAACTCGAACGCGCTATCGCATCGGGTGACGTCCGCATCCCGGACGGCGCTTCGCCCGAGGAAGAGGAACGCCTGCTCAAGGCTGCAATGGCTCGTCCGATCGACAAGGGCACGACCTACTCCACCGGTGGCGATGTCTCGCGCTTCCAGCGCAAGAGCATTCCGCCGACCGACGCCAATCCGCGTGAAACCCGCACGGCACCTGCTCCGGGTATTCCGGGCACCGTCAACGGCGCGCCGGTATACCGTGGTCCGACCGTCCGCGTGACCCGCGGCAAGGCGACTTCCGAAGTGCCGGTCGGTGGCCAGGGTGCTGCGGCTGACGCGATGCTGCGCCAGCAGGGCCAGAATGTTGGCAATGCCGGTCGCACCGTGTCGTCCACCAGCTCGCTGATCGTGCGCTGA
- a CDS encoding type II secretion system F family protein translates to MLEQPAGPTLLGFDVVLVGTVLAGLAAFAVIMAIYAAVTIKDPMAKRVKSLNDRRDELKAGIITQGSKKRASLVRKTDTTDKVKERLDSMKVLQQSQLEVVQQKLAHAGYRNKELAVYIIGARAILPVVLGLAGFLGIYVFEMFPDWGPMTRLGAMAAILFLSYKGPEIYLANQAAKRTKEIQKGLPDALDLLVICAEAGLTVDAAFNRVAKELGRAYPELGDEFALTAIELSFLNERKQAFNNLAYRVDLEAVKGVVTTMIQTERYGTPLASALRVLSAEFRNERMMRAEEKAARLPAIMTVPLILFILPVLFIVILGPAACSISDALINKE, encoded by the coding sequence ATGCTTGAACAACCCGCAGGACCAACGCTTCTCGGCTTCGACGTCGTTCTCGTCGGCACCGTGCTTGCAGGCCTCGCCGCCTTTGCCGTGATCATGGCGATCTATGCCGCGGTCACGATCAAGGACCCGATGGCCAAACGCGTCAAGTCGCTCAACGATCGGCGCGACGAGTTGAAAGCTGGCATCATCACCCAGGGGTCGAAAAAGCGCGCGAGCCTCGTGCGCAAGACCGACACCACCGACAAGGTGAAAGAGCGTCTCGACAGCATGAAAGTGCTGCAACAGAGCCAGCTCGAAGTCGTCCAACAAAAGCTCGCCCATGCCGGCTATCGCAACAAGGAACTGGCAGTCTACATCATCGGTGCGCGCGCGATCCTTCCGGTCGTGCTCGGACTTGCCGGGTTCCTCGGTATCTACGTCTTTGAGATGTTCCCCGACTGGGGGCCGATGACGCGTCTCGGCGCGATGGCAGCCATCCTGTTTCTGTCCTACAAGGGGCCGGAAATCTATCTCGCCAACCAGGCAGCGAAGCGTACCAAGGAAATCCAGAAGGGTCTTCCCGACGCGCTCGATCTCCTGGTCATCTGCGCCGAAGCAGGCCTGACCGTCGACGCTGCGTTCAACCGCGTCGCCAAGGAACTGGGCCGCGCCTATCCTGAGCTGGGTGACGAATTCGCCCTGACCGCGATCGAGCTTTCGTTCCTCAACGAGCGCAAGCAGGCATTCAACAACCTCGCCTACCGCGTCGATCTGGAAGCGGTTAAGGGCGTGGTGACCACCATGATCCAGACCGAGCGTTACGGTACGCCGCTCGCATCCGCGTTGCGCGTCCTTTCGGCCGAATTCCGTAACGAGCGCATGATGCGCGCGGAAGAAAAGGCTGCGCGACTGCCGGCGATCATGACGGTTCCGCTGATCCTGTTCATCCTTCCGGTGCTGTTCATCGTGATCCTCGGCCCTGCTGCCTGCTCGATCTCCGATGCGCTCATCAACAAGGAATAA
- a CDS encoding prepilin peptidase, translating into MLTTYVHYGLLIALAIALLFAAFTDIRSRQISNKLNLAIAIAAPVFWWSSGLALWPDVAIQFGVAILAFAILAAMFAAGLMGGGDVKLLTALALWIEPYSFLQLCIVMALAGGVLTVVMGAWHFLRRQKERLAIPYGVAIAFGGLWVLAFNYLPQAGGVA; encoded by the coding sequence ATGCTTACGACCTACGTTCACTACGGCTTGCTCATTGCCTTGGCAATTGCGCTGCTCTTTGCGGCCTTCACCGATATTCGAAGCCGCCAGATCAGCAACAAGCTGAACCTGGCCATCGCGATTGCCGCACCGGTCTTCTGGTGGTCGAGCGGCCTTGCGCTGTGGCCCGATGTTGCGATCCAGTTCGGCGTCGCGATTCTTGCGTTCGCCATTCTCGCAGCGATGTTCGCAGCCGGCCTGATGGGCGGCGGCGACGTCAAGCTGCTGACCGCGCTGGCCCTGTGGATCGAGCCGTACTCGTTCCTGCAGCTTTGCATCGTGATGGCACTGGCCGGCGGCGTGCTCACGGTAGTGATGGGCGCCTGGCATTTCCTTCGCCGACAGAAAGAGCGCCTCGCCATTCCATACGGAGTCGCAATCGCATTCGGCGGCCTGTGGGTTCTCGCCTTCAACTACCTGCCGCAAGCCGGCGGTGTGGCGTGA